TCAATATTCAATAACAGAGCGCCGAGGAAGAAATAGGACCCATGACGAGTATTAATCAGGCAGGTGTTCTTGCCAAACCACCCCAATCCCGCCTGCCAGGCCATGTCGCGTTCCATTATTGGTGCCGAATCAACACAAGCTCGCCCTTCTATCTCGGGGTATTCGGCCTTAATCCAATCCAATAGTTGGTTGAGCTTGTCCCGCATCACCTCATGGTAGTCATCGCCAAGGGCATACATGGCAATATGGGGTGCTGGTTGCTGGGCGTAACTGAGACCGACCATGACGATGCTTTTGGCGTTATGCAGAAGCTGAGTGGAATCGGTGCGTACTGGGGCTGTTCGATGCAGGTACTCCATCTCACCGGCGTAACCATTTAATAACCACTTTGTAAAAAAATTGAAATGAGGGGGTGGGATCGCGGGTGTAATCCCGACGAACTCAAATCCAAGTTCATTTGCTTTACTTTTAATCCGGTCACTTGTCATTCGAACGTCTAAATGCTGCATAGAATGGAAGCCAGGCAAGGAGGAGATATGACTTGATATTCCAAGGCCATACCGCAATCGCATGAAGTAATAGTGGCTTGATTTCAGAAAGAGAATTCTTCTTAGCCATTTTAAGCTTAGCGAATTTCCTCAAAGCCCATGAGAGGCGGATACGCGCATATCGAACATGCTTAGGGCTATTGAGCTTCATTTGCTCCAGTGTTTTTGTAAGACCCTTGACCCGAAAGAACGCCTTCTTTTCAAAATTTTCCGATATCTGAGCGGAATGAATGCGGTAATAGATACGCGGGATGGGGTCGGGCACGAAACGGAATTTGGTAGAAAGACGTCTCCACATATCCCAATCTGTTCCCGATAACAAACTCTCATCAAAACAGCCGTTCTTGATTATAACATCGCGCTTGATAAGAACTGCTGAAGGCGAATGAATAAAGCAACCGTGAATTAATTGGCGGAT
The genomic region above belongs to bacterium and contains:
- a CDS encoding glycosyltransferase family A protein, which encodes MISNSLVENPLVTVIVLAYNQPEFLNQAIESVCAQTFSDYELLVIDDCSGEDITNQYRLPENARLICLHEHFGGDTRGRNVGVKEAKGKYIAFLDNDDVWFPDKLETQVRLLDDNPDAVLVYSHYIVTDSSLTPRPKQDKFELPAPDMIRQLIHGCFIHSPSAVLIKRDVIIKNGCFDESLLSGTDWDMWRRLSTKFRFVPDPIPRIYYRIHSAQISENFEKKAFFRVKGLTKTLEQMKLNSPKHVRYARIRLSWALRKFAKLKMAKKNSLSEIKPLLLHAIAVWPWNIKSYLLLAWLPFYAAFRRSNDK
- a CDS encoding QueG-associated DUF1730 domain-containing protein, whose protein sequence is MTSDRIKSKANELGFEFVGITPAIPPPHFNFFTKWLLNGYAGEMEYLHRTAPVRTDSTQLLHNAKSIVMVGLSYAQQPAPHIAMYALGDDYHEVMRDKLNQLLDWIKAEYPEIEGRACVDSAPIMERDMAWQAGLGWFGKNTCLINTRHGSYFFLGALLLNI